The DNA region TAGGTGCTGCCGCGTTATGCGGTGCAGGCTTCGGGGTATTCCGTGCAAAGAAAAAGAATAAAACTTGACCGCAAATAATTTTTGCGCCGAAAGGAGTGATGTACGGCACAAGTTAACTAAAATGCCGAAAGGAGTTGAGAAATAAGGAGTAATTGGAGAACATGACCGAGGGTTATGTTAGATTTTCGATATTTAAGTGATATTTTTTATATAAAAAAGTCAATTTTTAAGTTATAATTGAGTCAACCTAAGGGCAGCGAATGCCCTTGCAATATAGTTTAACGGAGGAATTAAACATGAAGGCAAAAAGAATTTTTGCGGGTCTTTCCGCAACAGTGATCGCAGCAACACTTGCAATGACAGCATCAGCTACAAAGCTGACAGATAAGGTATATCCTAGCGAGACAAATGCTGATATCAATGACGCATACTATGGCATCGGAGCTATGGGGTTTTTCATGAACAATGACGGTAAATGGTCCTGGAACCAGAGCGACTGGTTCGGTATCGATGCAGAGGGTAAGATCTCTGTTGAATACAAGATCAGCCCTATCCTTGCTGACAAGACAATGTCCGACAAGGGCTCTCTGGGTGAGATGGGCGTTATGGTATGCAACGTTGATAAGGCTCTTGAAAAGGCAGGTCTTGACGATGCAAGCTATCCTATCGAGCTGACTGTTACAGACGCTAAATTCGTAGCTGAAGACGGCACTGAGACTGTATTCAATGATATGCTCAACGTAACAGAGATGCAGCGTGACGCTGAAGGCGATATCAGATTCCACATTCGTCCTGTTGACAAGGTAAACGAGGATACAGGTGATGTTGAAGTCGCTGCTACTCCCGAGACTGCAGGCTGGGAAGAGGAAGGCGCTTTCAACGGCGGTACACTGTACTTCACTATCGACTTCGGTGCACCTAAGGCAGAAGGCGGCGAGAGCACTGCCGAGTCCAAGACTGAGAGCAAGACTGAGTCCAAGACAGAGAGCACTGCTGACTCAAAGACTGATTCCAAGGCTGACAGCAAGGCTAACAATAATAACAAGAACGGCACAGGCACAGGAGCTACTTCTTCTGCAGCTTCCGACGCTACTGACAACACAAATTCCAACACCGGTGCAGCTACAGGTGCAGTACTTGGTCTGATGGCAGTTGCAGCAGCAGGCGCTATCGTTGCTAAGAAGAAGCACTGATAACCGATGACCATAGGGTCAACACGGAGGGATATAATATGAGAAAAATTAAGCTTACAGCAGCAGCACTTCTTGCACTGGCACTTTCAATCGGTATGGCAGCCTGCAGTTCAGGCAGCAGCGACGATTCAGACAAAAAGAGCGGCGACGCATCCTCTATGCCTGAAAAGAAGCTCGAAGAGAGCCAGCAAGACATTGTAACAAGACTTGCCGGTGAAATGGAAGATAAAGAGCTCGCAAACAACGAGATAGTTTGGTTCTCTTTCTACGATATCAATCCTACAGCTTCGGCTGACAAGGATATCGGCGTTGATCTGGCACTGTTCCAGACAAAATACAACGGTAAGATAATTTACAGACAGACTACTTGGGAAACTAAGTTCGATGACCTTGCTAACGCAATTCTGTC from Ruminococcus albus AD2013 includes:
- a CDS encoding NPXTG-anchored protein, whose amino-acid sequence is MKAKRIFAGLSATVIAATLAMTASATKLTDKVYPSETNADINDAYYGIGAMGFFMNNDGKWSWNQSDWFGIDAEGKISVEYKISPILADKTMSDKGSLGEMGVMVCNVDKALEKAGLDDASYPIELTVTDAKFVAEDGTETVFNDMLNVTEMQRDAEGDIRFHIRPVDKVNEDTGDVEVAATPETAGWEEEGAFNGGTLYFTIDFGAPKAEGGESTAESKTESKTESKTESTADSKTDSKADSKANNNNKNGTGTGATSSAASDATDNTNSNTGAATGAVLGLMAVAAAGAIVAKKKH